A window of the Lactuca sativa cultivar Salinas chromosome 5, Lsat_Salinas_v11, whole genome shotgun sequence genome harbors these coding sequences:
- the LOC111889560 gene encoding uncharacterized protein LOC111889560, translated as MADIPGGNPPPNPPPEQTLRQWSRQEVTQQPLCITYPAATNLELKSGLVHLLLTFRGLENEDPHKFLTKFHVVCVGMKPHNVTEDQIKLRAFPFAVPDAAKYWLYDLPPGTMTTWVDLARLFLDKYFLEMKASTLRREIIRIKQHKREDFHTYWERFKKLCARCPKHGITEYQLLQYFIEGMTPMERRLLNASSGGSLSDKTPTEIRNLIKIMAEDSKHSSHDEEWYTDAPRGVKEVQTPYNEAQLSELTKVVMMLAKDKGVHPTPRPCGICTQVGHPTDICPQLQEEDYEEAKVMGGYSGSNQRGYEQPRGDQRWSNNQGWGGNQQGNYQPSQPHQYQQRPPFPSQNFQPRQPQHPPQQSGSSSMSLEDIVKSLTTSTQAFQQETKASIKNLEKQVSQLATSVGKLESQGKLPAQTETNPRHNVCAITLRGGKSYDGPKVSVDQKEEEIVVEEATKEEKKEEKIIEKKPFITESKATPAPFPERLKSTKKEREENEIMQMFKRVQINIPLLEAIKQVPRYARFLKDICVSKKKLKGNQVVTVGEHVSTVLQKRMPPKCKDPGVFTVPCKLGNLHVPRAMLDLGASVNVLPYSLFKSIGVGTLSKTGVIIQLADRSLVHPKGVLEDVLVQIDEFIFPIDFYVLDMGVDDSPSSSSILLGRPFLKTSKKKIDVYNGTLNMEFDGQVINFNVHEVTG; from the coding sequence ATGGCAGACATCCCTGGAGGAAATCCACCTCCAAACCCACCACCCGAACAAACCCTCCGCCAATGGTCAAGACAAGAGgttactcaacaacctctttgTATCACGTATCCAGCTGCCACAAACCTTGAACTAAAATCCGGGCTTGTCCACTTACTCCTAACTTTTAGAGGTTTGGAGAATGAAGACCCTCACAAGTTCCTCACTAAGTTCCATGTAGTATGTGTGGGTATGAAACCACACAATGTCACGGAGGACCAAATCAAgcttagggcattcccctttgcGGTGCCAGATGCAGCCAAATACTGGCTCTATGACCTCCCACCAGGGACGATGACTACTTGGGTAGACCTTGCACGGTTGTTCTTGGATAAGTACTTTCTCGAAATGAAAGCTTCAACCCTACGGAGGGAAATTATCAGGATCAAGCAACACAAAAGAGAAGATTTCCACACATATTGGGAAAGATTTAAGAAACTATGTGCCCGTTGTCCAAAGCACGGGATTACCGAGTACCAGCTCCTACAGTACTTTATTGAAGGCATGACCCCAATGGAAAGAAGACTTCTCAATGCTTCTAGTGGCGGATCTCTATCCGATAAGACTCCAACCGAAATCCGCAATCTAATCAAGATCATGGCCGAAGATTCCAAACATTCAAGccatgatgaagaatggtacacggATGCACCCCGAGGTGTGAAGGAAGTTCAAACTCCTTATAATGAAGCTCAATTGTCCGAGCTCACAAAAGTAGTAATGATGTTGGCCAAAGACAAAGGTGTGCATCCCACACCCCGCCCATGTGGTATTTGCACTCAAGTGGGGCATCCAACCGATATATGCCCACAACTCCAAGAGGAAGACTATGAAGAAGCAAAAGTCATGGGAGGCTATTCTGGGTCAAATCAGAGGGGTTATGAGCAGCCACGGGGTGATCAAAGATGGAGTAACAATCAAGGTTGGGGAGGAAATCAACAAGGAAATTATCAACCAAGTCAACCACATCAATACCAACAAAGACCACCTTTTCCATCACAAAACTTTCAACCAAGGCAACCACAACACCCTCCTCAACAATCAGGTTCATCAagtatgtccttagaggacatagTGAAGAGTTTGACAACTAGTACACAAGCTTTCCAACAAGAGACAAAAGCAAGCATAAAGAACTTAGAGAAACAAGTTTCACAGCTTGCTACTTCCGTAGGCAAATTAGAatctcaaggaaagttacctGCACAAACTGAAACAAACCCAAGGCACAATGTGTGTGCCATCACATTGAGAGGCGGAAAGAGTTATGATGGTCCAAAAGTGTCGGTTGATCAAAAGGAAGAAGAAATAGTGGTCGAAGAGGCAaccaaagaagagaagaaagaagagaaaaTAATCGAAAAGAAGCCCTTCATCACTGAGTCTAAAGCCACACCTGCTCCATTTCCCGAAAGATTAAAGAGCACAAAGAAAGAACGGGAGGAGAATGAGATCATGcaaatgttcaagagagttcaaatCAACATTCCACTCCTCGAGGCCATCAAGCAGGTACCTAGATATGCAAGGTTCCTTAAGGATATTTGTGTatctaaaaagaaattaaaaggaaaTCAAGTCGTAACAGTTGGGGAACATGTATCCACGGTTTTGCAAAAGAGGATGCCCCCGAAGTGCAAGGATCCCGGTGTCTTTACCGTACCTTGCAAATTGGGGAATCTTCATGTACCCCGAGCCATGCTCGATCTAGGTGCATCCGTAAATGTCCTACCATATTCTCTTTTCAAATCAATTGGTGTAGGAACATTGAGCAAAACCGGTGTGATCATCCAACTTGCTGACCGGTCTTTGGTACACCCAAAGGGTGTACTAGAGGATGTGTTAGTGCAAATCGATGAATTTATCTTCCCGATTGATTTTTATGTCTTAGATATGGGAGTTGATGACTCTCCAAGTTCAAGTTCCATACTTTTAGGTAGACCTTTTCTTAAaacttccaaaaaaaaaattgatgtctACAATGGAACTTTAAATATGGAATTTGATGGTCAAGTTATCAACTTCAATGTTCATGAAGTAACCGGATAG